One Streptomyces showdoensis DNA window includes the following coding sequences:
- a CDS encoding DUF998 domain-containing protein: MTATNTAWAAGVRTPLALIGIGALAMAAVETLNPRYELVSETLSRYVHGTAGWLVPAALLAVGTASAILAVRLGAGTRRAGRAALAVWAAGILVAGFFPADPPGNWSHPSLSELVHGNAAFLAFAALPTAAMLLRGTLVARRPGLRTALNTSTVATATATVVLAVFLTDVMSGGPSLRLGGAPTLVGLAERLVLAVDFGWIALALAVVGTSSEREQNRRG; the protein is encoded by the coding sequence ATGACGGCGACGAACACGGCTTGGGCCGCGGGGGTACGGACTCCGCTCGCCCTGATCGGCATCGGGGCCCTGGCGATGGCCGCGGTGGAGACGCTCAACCCGCGGTACGAGCTGGTGAGCGAGACCCTCAGCCGGTACGTACACGGCACGGCCGGCTGGCTGGTCCCGGCGGCTCTGCTGGCCGTCGGCACCGCCTCCGCCATCCTCGCGGTACGGCTGGGGGCCGGCACACGGCGGGCGGGTCGGGCCGCGCTCGCGGTGTGGGCGGCGGGCATCCTGGTCGCAGGATTCTTCCCGGCGGACCCGCCCGGCAACTGGAGCCACCCCTCCCTGTCCGAGCTCGTCCACGGCAACGCCGCCTTCCTCGCCTTCGCCGCCCTGCCCACCGCAGCCATGCTGCTCCGCGGGACGCTCGTGGCCAGGCGGCCAGGCCTGCGAACGGCCCTGAACACTTCGACCGTGGCCACGGCCACGGCAACGGTCGTGCTCGCGGTCTTCCTGACCGACGTGATGAGCGGCGGGCCGTCACTCAGGCTGGGCGGCGCCCCCACTCTCGTGGGCCTCGCCGAACGCCTCGTACTCGCAGTGGACTTCGGGTGGATCGCGCTCGCACTGGCGGTGGTGGGCACATCCTCGGAGCGGGAGCAGAACCGTCGTGGATGA
- a CDS encoding N-acetylmuramoyl-L-alanine amidase, translated as MTRRHGRHGRRTYGAVGATVALIWGCATAGYAQPSDAAPGGFERAAEQAAAEFGVPKEVLLGVSYESSWWEANDGRPSTKGGYGPMHLTDTTSGGTYAHRPGEGPVDATGTDDPSEHTLQTAAAMIGVPSSTLQRDELQNLRGGAALLASYQRRVTREMPTDPGSWYGAVARYSQAGDTAAAERFADGVFAVIRSGRQKVRKDGQRVSLTKAPSTRPARAQLATLGLRASAAAAVPECPAELKCRFAPAAASNYQVSTRDSNGMDVDFIVIHDLEGSYDGGISWFQDPVSGVSAHYVMKADGSAATQMVATKDIAFHAGNYWMNLHGIGIEMEGYAAQGPTWFTPAQYKATATLVAYLARRFHVPLDRRHIIGHDNVLPPRPARAPDAHWDPGPYWDWERFMALLDADQRRERGAGGGETGGNAGVGQAVMIAPTFAENAQTVTVCSPTCRSRTQPSNLLYVHTEPRADAPLVPDLALRPDGSAGSDRIEDWGASVVWGQEFVVADVRGDWTAIWFGGRKGWIHNPAGRNTRPVPNARIVRPASGAKVSVYTTAYPRTGEYPQGLPASAQTRFDMYGFPQGQAYVAARTPVGADDFFPATPTRPEAVVTGDQRYDVIQYNRRLATVNTAETG; from the coding sequence GTGACCAGAAGACACGGGCGCCACGGCCGCCGGACGTACGGCGCCGTGGGAGCGACGGTGGCCCTCATCTGGGGCTGTGCCACCGCTGGGTACGCCCAGCCCTCCGATGCCGCACCCGGCGGCTTCGAGCGGGCGGCCGAGCAGGCGGCGGCGGAGTTCGGCGTACCGAAGGAAGTGCTCCTCGGCGTCAGCTACGAGTCCTCGTGGTGGGAGGCCAATGACGGCCGCCCCAGCACCAAGGGCGGCTACGGACCCATGCACCTGACGGACACGACGTCCGGGGGGACGTACGCCCATCGTCCGGGCGAGGGGCCCGTGGACGCCACGGGCACCGACGACCCGTCCGAGCACACGTTGCAGACTGCCGCCGCGATGATCGGCGTCCCGTCCTCGACTCTCCAGCGGGACGAGCTGCAGAACCTTCGAGGCGGCGCCGCACTCCTCGCCTCGTACCAACGCCGGGTCACCCGTGAGATGCCGACCGACCCGGGCAGCTGGTACGGGGCCGTGGCGCGCTACAGCCAGGCCGGCGACACCGCCGCGGCGGAACGGTTCGCCGATGGCGTGTTCGCGGTGATCCGCTCCGGCAGGCAGAAGGTGCGCAAGGACGGCCAGAGGGTTTCCCTGACGAAGGCGCCGTCCACCCGTCCGGCGAGGGCGCAGCTCGCGACCCTGGGACTGCGGGCATCGGCCGCGGCAGCGGTACCGGAGTGCCCCGCCGAGCTGAAGTGCCGGTTCGCGCCCGCCGCCGCCTCGAACTACCAGGTGTCCACGCGGGACTCGAACGGCATGGACGTCGACTTCATCGTCATCCATGACCTCGAAGGGTCCTACGACGGGGGGATCAGCTGGTTCCAGGACCCCGTCAGCGGGGTTTCCGCGCACTACGTGATGAAGGCCGACGGCAGCGCGGCGACGCAGATGGTCGCCACCAAGGACATCGCCTTCCACGCCGGGAACTACTGGATGAACCTGCACGGCATCGGCATCGAGATGGAGGGGTACGCCGCCCAGGGGCCCACCTGGTTCACTCCGGCCCAGTACAAGGCGACCGCCACCCTGGTGGCGTACCTGGCACGACGCTTCCACGTGCCGCTGGACCGCCGGCACATCATCGGCCACGACAACGTCCTTCCGCCCAGGCCGGCCCGAGCGCCGGACGCCCACTGGGACCCCGGCCCGTACTGGGACTGGGAGAGGTTCATGGCTCTCCTCGACGCCGATCAGCGCCGGGAGCGCGGGGCCGGGGGAGGCGAGACGGGCGGGAACGCCGGCGTCGGACAGGCGGTCATGATCGCCCCGACGTTCGCCGAGAACGCCCAGACGGTGACGGTGTGTTCCCCGACGTGCCGGTCCCGTACGCAGCCTTCGAACCTCCTCTACGTCCACACGGAGCCCCGCGCCGACGCTCCGCTCGTCCCCGACCTCGCCCTCCGCCCGGACGGCTCGGCGGGAAGCGATCGCATCGAGGACTGGGGGGCCTCGGTGGTGTGGGGACAGGAGTTCGTGGTCGCCGACGTGCGCGGGGACTGGACGGCCATCTGGTTCGGCGGGCGGAAGGGATGGATCCACAACCCGGCGGGGAGGAACACCCGCCCCGTCCCGAACGCGCGGATCGTCCGTCCCGCGAGCGGGGCCAAGGTCTCGGTGTACACGACGGCCTACCCCCGAACGGGCGAGTACCCCCAGGGACTGCCGGCGTCGGCACAGACGCGGTTCGACATGTACGGGTTCCCTCAGGGGCAGGCGTACGTGGCTGCTCGTACTCCGGTAGGCGCCGACGACTTCTTCCCCGCCACTCCCACGCGCCCGGAGGCCGTGGTCACCGGCGACCAGAGGTACGACGTGATCCAATACAACCGGCGCCTGGCCACGGTGAACACGGCGGAGACGGGCTGA
- a CDS encoding DUF4394 domain-containing protein — protein sequence MRNRTVTAASAVVLAALCAAPALAASGSPSQTLPAHAHAHKSLHAIGLTGDQRLVEFDVDKPSKTWSLGKVSGLSGDTKLVGIDFRVQNEALYGVGDKGGIYTLNTSSAKAMKVSQLTVALAGTAFGVDFNPVANRLRIISDTGQNLRHNIDDAAAPLTTTVDGTLTNPTMPPSTAMGVTGAAYTNNDLDAATATTLFDLDTMADRISLQSPANVGTLAPTGSLGVNADLDAGFDISYDPTAGTNHGFAAIGTAGAYRLYAVDVLTGKATCKGDFPTKYQVTDLALPINQK from the coding sequence ATGCGCAACCGAACCGTGACCGCAGCATCCGCCGTCGTGCTCGCCGCCCTGTGCGCGGCACCCGCCCTGGCGGCGTCCGGCAGCCCGTCGCAGACCCTGCCCGCCCACGCCCACGCCCACAAGAGCCTGCACGCGATCGGACTCACCGGCGACCAGCGCCTGGTCGAGTTCGACGTCGACAAGCCGTCCAAGACCTGGTCGCTGGGCAAGGTCTCGGGCCTGTCCGGCGACACCAAGCTCGTCGGCATCGACTTCCGCGTCCAGAACGAGGCGCTCTACGGTGTCGGCGACAAGGGCGGCATCTACACCCTGAACACCTCCAGCGCCAAGGCGATGAAGGTCTCCCAGCTGACCGTCGCGCTGGCAGGTACCGCGTTCGGCGTGGACTTCAACCCCGTCGCCAACCGGCTGCGGATCATCTCCGACACCGGCCAGAACCTGCGCCACAACATCGACGACGCGGCCGCCCCGCTGACCACCACCGTCGACGGCACCCTCACCAACCCCACCATGCCGCCGTCGACCGCCATGGGCGTCACCGGCGCCGCCTACACCAACAACGACCTCGACGCCGCGACCGCGACGACCCTGTTCGACCTCGACACGATGGCCGACCGGATCTCCCTGCAGTCCCCGGCCAACGTCGGCACCCTCGCCCCCACCGGCAGCCTGGGAGTGAACGCCGACCTCGACGCCGGCTTCGACATCTCCTACGACCCGACGGCCGGCACGAACCACGGCTTCGCCGCCATCGGCACCGCCGGCGCGTACCGCCTGTACGCGGTCGACGTACTGACCGGCAAGGCCACCTGCAAGGGCGACTTCCCGACCAAGTACCAGGTCACGGACCTGGCCCTGCCCATCAACCAGAAGTAG
- a CDS encoding fasciclin domain-containing protein: MNSMKIRRTTIAVAAAALLPFSLAACSDSGSDTKAAPTATADDAAKTSESTPAGDSTTGDQPFGPACAGVPKDGAGSFDGMAKDPVATAASNNPALSTLVAAVKQAGLVDTLNNAKDITVFAPTNDAFAKIPKADLDKVLADKATLTQILTYHVVGQKLTPQQLENGSFETLEKGTVTTKGSGESYQVNDTSNVVCGNVKTANANVYIVDTVLMPK, from the coding sequence ATGAACAGCATGAAGATCCGCCGCACCACGATCGCCGTCGCCGCGGCCGCCCTGCTGCCCTTCTCCCTCGCCGCCTGCTCCGACTCCGGCAGCGACACCAAGGCGGCCCCCACCGCCACTGCGGACGACGCGGCCAAGACGAGCGAGAGCACCCCCGCGGGCGATTCGACGACCGGCGACCAGCCCTTCGGCCCGGCCTGCGCGGGCGTGCCCAAGGACGGCGCCGGTTCCTTCGACGGCATGGCCAAGGACCCGGTCGCCACGGCCGCCTCGAACAACCCGGCCCTGTCGACCCTGGTCGCCGCCGTCAAGCAGGCCGGGCTGGTCGACACGCTCAACAACGCGAAGGACATCACCGTCTTCGCCCCGACCAACGACGCCTTCGCGAAGATCCCGAAGGCCGACCTCGACAAGGTCCTCGCCGACAAGGCCACCCTCACCCAGATCCTGACCTACCACGTCGTGGGCCAGAAGCTCACCCCGCAGCAGCTGGAGAACGGCAGCTTCGAAACCCTGGAGAAGGGCACGGTCACCACGAAGGGCTCCGGCGAGTCCTACCAGGTCAACGACACGTCCAACGTGGTGTGCGGCAACGTCAAGACCGCCAACGCCAACGTCTACATCGTCGACACCGTCCTGATGCCCAAGTAG
- a CDS encoding molybdopterin-dependent oxidoreductase yields MTGVSSFRSTFSRAARGALAGVLAAFTALSVAELVAGLVRPAAGPVTVVGGAVIDRTPPAVKDFAIRTFGEDDKTVLQLGILALLTLIALGLGILALSRRRVGAAGVLLFGIVGSAAALGRPDSTGMGDALPSIAGALAGALALYVLASKATATSVDGDGDGQAGAEGWNRRGFLAAAGVTAVTAASAGALGRYFAGRQGQGAVASRSSLVLPAPSSPAPALPAGVQLKVADISPFTTPNADFYRVDTALSVPKVDAATWRLRIHGTGVTRPRTYTLAQLLARPLVERDITLTCVSNEVGGPYIGTARWLGVRLADLLREAGVRPPSQGGKADQLVARSVDGMTLGSPVEDVMDGRDAILAVGMNGEPLPFDHGFPVRMLVPGLYGYVSACKWITDIELTTFDRYDPYWVKRKWARKAPIKTQARIDTPKPFARPAAGPVTIAGVAWAQHRGITRVEIRVDDGPWQDADLAPQAGIDTWRQWSYPWKATSGGHTITVRATDGTGAVQTEQRTRTIPDGASGWHSVFVTVP; encoded by the coding sequence ATGACGGGTGTGAGCAGCTTCCGCAGCACCTTCTCCCGCGCAGCCCGCGGCGCACTGGCCGGAGTCCTGGCCGCGTTCACGGCACTGTCCGTGGCCGAGCTGGTCGCCGGACTGGTGCGTCCGGCGGCCGGACCCGTGACGGTCGTCGGGGGCGCCGTGATCGACCGGACGCCCCCGGCGGTCAAGGACTTCGCGATCCGCACCTTCGGTGAGGACGACAAGACCGTTCTGCAGCTCGGGATCCTCGCCCTCCTCACCCTCATCGCCCTCGGCCTGGGCATCCTCGCCCTGTCTCGTCGGCGGGTCGGCGCCGCGGGCGTGCTGCTCTTCGGGATCGTCGGCTCCGCCGCGGCCCTCGGCCGCCCGGACTCCACCGGCATGGGCGATGCACTGCCCTCGATCGCCGGAGCCCTCGCCGGGGCACTGGCCCTGTACGTCCTCGCGTCGAAGGCCACCGCCACCTCCGTTGACGGGGACGGGGACGGCCAGGCGGGTGCCGAAGGGTGGAACAGGCGCGGTTTCCTCGCCGCGGCCGGCGTGACCGCTGTGACGGCGGCCTCGGCCGGGGCCCTGGGCCGGTACTTCGCCGGCCGCCAGGGCCAGGGCGCCGTCGCCTCCCGCAGCAGCCTCGTGCTGCCGGCGCCTTCGTCCCCGGCACCCGCGCTTCCGGCGGGTGTCCAGCTCAAGGTCGCGGACATCAGCCCCTTCACCACGCCCAACGCCGACTTCTACCGCGTCGACACCGCCCTGAGCGTTCCCAAGGTCGACGCGGCCACCTGGCGGCTGCGGATCCACGGCACAGGCGTCACCCGGCCCCGGACCTACACCCTCGCCCAGCTCTTGGCCCGGCCCCTCGTCGAACGCGACATCACCCTGACCTGCGTCTCCAACGAGGTCGGCGGCCCCTACATCGGCACCGCCCGCTGGCTCGGTGTCCGGCTCGCAGACCTCCTTCGGGAGGCGGGAGTCCGGCCACCGTCCCAGGGCGGGAAGGCGGACCAGCTGGTGGCCCGCTCGGTGGACGGGATGACCCTGGGTTCCCCGGTCGAGGACGTGATGGACGGCCGCGACGCGATCCTCGCCGTGGGCATGAACGGCGAACCCCTCCCCTTCGACCACGGCTTCCCCGTCCGCATGCTCGTCCCCGGCCTGTACGGGTACGTATCGGCCTGCAAGTGGATCACCGACATCGAGCTGACCACCTTCGACAGGTACGACCCGTACTGGGTCAAGCGGAAGTGGGCCCGCAAAGCGCCGATCAAGACCCAGGCCCGCATCGACACCCCGAAACCCTTCGCACGCCCCGCCGCCGGCCCCGTCACCATCGCCGGCGTCGCCTGGGCCCAGCACCGCGGCATCACCCGCGTCGAGATCCGCGTCGACGACGGCCCCTGGCAGGACGCCGACCTCGCCCCGCAGGCCGGCATCGACACCTGGCGCCAGTGGTCCTACCCCTGGAAAGCCACGTCCGGGGGCCACACCATCACCGTCCGCGCCACCGACGGCACCGGAGCCGTGCAGACCGAACAGCGCACGCGGACCATCCCCGACGGAGCGAGCGGCTGGCACAGCGTCTTCGTCACCGTCCCCTAG
- a CDS encoding ATP-binding protein, with protein MDTVIASRRCPPTLHLPLPPDAQAARHARRSVERILASEPALCPRAVAEDLVLIVSELVTNAVLHADGPFALTLSLEAGRAGIAVSDGSPGLSGRRSRVGARRIGSGGRGLNIVRALGADLFVSRWDCGKQVVAVVTWQDG; from the coding sequence ATGGACACCGTCATCGCGTCCCGCAGGTGTCCGCCCACGCTGCACCTCCCGCTCCCGCCCGATGCGCAGGCTGCCCGGCACGCCCGCCGGAGCGTGGAACGGATACTGGCTTCCGAGCCGGCCCTCTGCCCGCGTGCGGTTGCCGAGGACCTCGTGCTGATCGTCTCCGAGCTGGTCACCAACGCGGTCCTGCACGCCGACGGCCCGTTTGCGCTCACGCTCAGTCTGGAGGCGGGGCGGGCGGGCATCGCCGTGAGCGACGGCTCACCCGGCCTTTCGGGCCGCCGCTCGAGGGTCGGGGCACGGCGGATCGGTTCGGGCGGGCGCGGTCTGAACATCGTCCGGGCTCTCGGGGCGGACCTGTTCGTCAGCCGCTGGGACTGTGGGAAGCAGGTCGTCGCGGTCGTCACCTGGCAGGACGGGTGA
- a CDS encoding chaplin family protein — translation MASADVGAQGVSSYAPGVASYAPGVSSYAPGVGSGKLLQVPIHVPVNACGNRASSACWTRPSATPVSTPDRLP, via the coding sequence GTGGCGTCGGCCGACGTGGGCGCGCAAGGTGTGAGCTCGTACGCGCCGGGCGTGGCCTCGTACGCGCCGGGCGTGAGCTCGTACGCGCCGGGCGTGGGCTCGGGCAAGCTCCTCCAGGTGCCGATCCACGTACCCGTCAACGCCTGCGGCAACAGGGCCTCATCGGCCTGCTGGACCCGTCCTTCGGCAACGCCTGTGTCGACACCTGACCGTCTGCCGTGA
- the sigK gene encoding ECF RNA polymerase sigma factor SigK, which translates to MNQPIPFNTGRPSDPARRDLPSIMESVARGDQDAFSALYDALAPTVFGIVLKVVRDRAQSEEVAQEVMVDVWRQAARYRPEAGSVTTWAATIAHRRAVDRVRSAQAATDREQAQAARALTTTADEIAEQADTRLESEQVRRCLRGLTELQRQAVTLAYYQGLTYREVAETVHTPLPTIRTGMRDGLIRLRDCMGVTP; encoded by the coding sequence GTGAACCAACCGATCCCCTTCAACACCGGCCGTCCCTCCGACCCCGCCCGCCGCGACCTGCCCTCCATCATGGAAAGCGTCGCCCGCGGCGACCAAGACGCCTTCTCCGCGCTCTACGACGCCCTGGCACCGACGGTGTTCGGCATCGTGCTCAAGGTCGTTCGCGACCGGGCGCAGTCCGAGGAGGTCGCGCAGGAGGTGATGGTCGACGTGTGGCGGCAGGCCGCCCGCTACCGGCCCGAAGCCGGCTCGGTCACCACGTGGGCGGCCACCATCGCCCACCGCCGGGCCGTGGACCGGGTCCGCTCCGCCCAGGCCGCCACCGACCGTGAGCAGGCCCAGGCGGCCCGTGCGCTCACCACCACCGCCGACGAGATCGCCGAGCAGGCCGACACCCGCCTGGAATCCGAGCAGGTACGGCGCTGTCTGCGCGGCCTGACCGAGCTCCAGCGCCAGGCCGTGACCCTCGCCTACTACCAGGGGCTGACCTACCGTGAAGTCGCCGAGACCGTGCACACGCCGCTTCCCACCATCAGGACAGGCATGCGCGACGGACTCATCCGGCTCCGCGACTGCATGGGGGTGACCCCATGA
- a CDS encoding anti-sigma factor: protein MNQHRSDLHALAAAYALDALEDGERQAFDAHLQVCEACRQEAAEFRATAARLAAGVAQPPPASAKAQVLAAIDEVRQLPPRVPATVATASAPAVGGMLRRRAVPLALAAGVATAALGGIAVWQTQNGEDFQAQTRQAQQRLDTISTVLAAPDARTVHGRAANGALTTVVASDRQNKAVFTAANLPAPGEGKTYQLWLDHDGTMRPAGLIDHDGTVILTGNPADAGAVGLTLEPFGGSPQPTTDPLLLMTLPA from the coding sequence ATGAACCAGCACCGCTCCGACCTCCACGCCCTCGCCGCCGCCTACGCCCTCGACGCCCTTGAAGACGGCGAACGCCAAGCCTTCGACGCCCACCTCCAGGTCTGCGAGGCCTGTCGGCAGGAAGCCGCCGAGTTCCGGGCCACCGCGGCCCGCCTGGCCGCAGGCGTCGCCCAGCCACCGCCCGCCTCCGCCAAAGCGCAGGTCTTGGCCGCCATCGACGAAGTGCGCCAACTGCCACCCCGCGTGCCCGCGACCGTGGCCACCGCGTCCGCCCCGGCGGTGGGCGGCATGCTGCGCCGCCGGGCCGTGCCCCTGGCGCTGGCCGCCGGCGTTGCCACCGCCGCCCTAGGCGGCATCGCCGTGTGGCAGACGCAGAACGGTGAGGACTTCCAGGCACAGACCCGCCAGGCCCAGCAGCGACTCGACACGATCAGCACGGTTCTGGCGGCACCCGACGCGCGCACCGTCCACGGGCGGGCCGCCAACGGCGCCCTGACCACCGTCGTCGCCTCCGACCGGCAGAACAAGGCCGTCTTCACCGCCGCCAACCTCCCCGCACCAGGAGAGGGCAAGACCTATCAGCTGTGGCTCGACCACGACGGCACCATGCGTCCCGCCGGACTCATCGACCACGACGGAACCGTCATCCTCACCGGCAACCCCGCCGACGCGGGCGCCGTCGGGCTCACCCTCGAACCCTTCGGAGGATCCCCCCAGCCCACCACCGACCCCCTGCTCCTGATGACCCTTCCAGCCTGA